Genomic window (Magnolia sinica isolate HGM2019 chromosome 6, MsV1, whole genome shotgun sequence):
GGATCCAGAATCCTTATCTTCCAGTCTCAGGGTGTAGTTACCCAGAAAGTCAAGGATATCAACGTTGAATCCTGATACCGGCCGTCCGATGACTTGAACATGGCACACACTACAATATGCAAGGAAGGAAAACATGAGGAATAAATGTTCAGTTGTATGGATTAGAGTCTTTAGTTGGATTACACTTCTCTAGCTATGAGGACTGATCAACTACAACTGGCTGTAGATCTTTACAAGCATCTACCCTTAGATATGATATTTTCAAGGGAAAAAAGTAGAAATAAAAAATCTGAAAGCATTAAAGAATTGGTTGTACAGTACTCCtgcttgtaggtgatcagttctaagATATCTGATTAACAGTAGGGCCACGTCCTACCTACTTGCATTGACTCTACAGAGGCAGGATAGAGTATGGCCACTTCCTATAACTGTCTGATCTTGCCAGTGATAAGATCTGAAAAGAGAACACTTTGCTTTCTTTTTGAGTTATCTAACCAATCATttcccacaacaacaacaaaaaaaaaaaggaaagaaaaagaaaaagaaaaatgatccTTTCAACTTTAAAGTTTCCAATCAAATCCACTGTAGATGTCCACAAGAAACACTCAAATGCATACAagctccatttcttcttcttcttcttgaacttCTACAAAGTCATCCTAAATCTAAAATAGGAACTTAAACATTCTACACAACCAGAAAACAACAGATTATGGGGCTGCAGGCTATGATTATGGGAGCAAAATAAATTGTTTTCTGCAGGTTTTGATTGTTTGTCTTTTTTCCCCCTTAGGCAGATAACTGAAAATGCATTAAGCTGGAAGAGGAAAAGAATCTTGAGATCTTGATGACCTATATAATATTCTTGAGGATGATCTTGGATTGGAATCCATCcgaggaccccaccttgattttgcACCTACTGGTTATTATCTAAAAAATCCATATTCCTAGATAGATTGTGTCCAAATAATACATTCCCAGGGAGACACCACGTCACTGGTTCTATATCCTTAAAACCAAATCGGTACCCCCACTTCGGCAATGGTGTACACTACTTTGATATTGATTAATGCAAGATGTACTATCTGAAAGCATGTGTGCTCAAATGCATCTTGAAGGTTGTACTTGAGTCTACAATATCGTTTGATTAAAACCGATGAAGTCCATCATGGATATTGCATCAGCTCTTATGCATTTAGTTAAACCAATGATACAAAAGAGAGAGGATCCGAGGTCCTCGTCTATGAAAATTGTGTTCAGAACTAACATGTGCTTGGGCTAGCACAAGTGTAAGgttgtcaattttttttattttttatttttgagagagAAGGGCATGTTATTGAAAAGGCGCTGGGATGGTGCCCAAAAGCTTACAACCCATTCGAGCAAAATGCAAGACATGATCTTTCAAAGAAGCATTACAAGAAGCCCATTTGGCTACAAAAGATTTCACCCTACAAACAACAAAATGAACATCATTCCGAATATTGTTGAAGTGTCTCCCATTCCTTTCCCCCCAAACTGGTCAAAGGGCCACTAATATCGCCAACAACCCATTCCACGTAATGACCCTGATTTTCATGAACCACTTGAGACCTTGACTATAACAAATTAATATTTGATTTTCCGTTATTAATAAAAACCGAGCACTTAGCTCAGTTAGTAAAAACACTCTCGGTGGAGTGATAGGTCAATGGGTCGATTCCCCACACGACGGGAATTATATTTTTTGCCAAAATCCACAAAAACCCTAGTGAAATCTTCTAGAATAAGGGCTCTCACTCTATCTAAAGGGGAGATCTGCATAAAATTCATgcagaaaaccctaaacctaagagCAGTCGAGATAGACAAGGAAGCCCCGCAAAAGGAGAGCCTCCACCAGGTAAGATTTCACATTCTTGttcttattttctgtaaatcCCTACTAGAAAAACATTGGATTCAACCAATGGACGTAGAGAGTTCACCTTGCATCCATCGTCTCAATCCAAGGTAGGAGTTTTGATCAATAGAAGACGGTTTCGAACAAGTTTCTGTAACAAGGGAGATCGACTTTGAGAAAATCGGCCGTGTCAGTCTAGGAGATTTGAATTAAAGAATCCTAAAGCCATATCATGTTAGGACCTCGAATTCTAGAGTGATCCGGCTGAAGAATTCTCACAAAAATTTGTGAAGTTGTATAATCTATAATAGCTTTTGTCGAAAACAATTTTCAACTATCGATTGTAGATGCCAAATATTCGGATCTAAGCAATCCTTTGGTTCTCCGAATTCGACTATGAGAGAACACCATTGGATAGGTTGGACCCAAATTCTATAATCAATGAAATTCatcaaaactaaggaagaagaagaaaaaccctaAAATCATCGGAAAACCGGACTGTGTAACTGAACCTATCCAACTTCGGTTGATCGATTGAAGTTGGTGTTCAATCGATCGAAGTAGGTCGatttttgtccagcaaccaaaatttAAAATTCGTAACCTGGTTCAACTAATCGAACTAGAGGTTTGTTGATCGAAGGGATCCTCGAGCgatctcgatcgatcgaactcaTTCGATCGAGAACGACCAAATTGGTCCAACGAGCAAACTGATTTAATCTGACCATGCTCGATCGGTCGATGGGCAAAATTTGATTGATCGAAGGTggacaaaagtgtccagagacTTAAAAAGTTAATTCGGAATTTTCATCGATCCTGGTTGATCGATCAAGGGTTATTGAGCAGGCTCGATTGATCGATTACATCGATCGACAGTCCTTGTTGTTTTCCAAATTTCAAGTTTAGAATTTATGTTTGGTCATCGTGCTTAGATCAAGGGTGGATCCCACTTGTTAGAATGTTATGATTGAATTTGAGTATGCTAAATCATTTTAATGGGGCTTTGAAGCATAATTATATAAAGCGTTCAATTGATTGAAGGATTAGACCTACCTCGAATTGGTGCGTGAATCCCAACGTGTTCTCATACATGTACGGttaagatggatgatgtggatgttATGCTTGATATGACTGTGATGTTTGCTATAATTGCCATGAATGATATGATTATCGTATTACCATGTAATCATGGCAAGTTAATTCTTGATATATGTTTCCAACTGAATATGTGAACATGTACGTCATTACAAGCATGAATTTATTGTTTCCTCTCGTACTGGGAGATGTATATGTGACTGTGTATGCCAACGCATAGACATGGAGCATGCATCACATGCATCCATAGCGCTCCTGTGCTAATTCCTAGAGGCCCGCTCTAGATGACTAAATGCACACCCCGTGCCTTGGATTCCTGGGGGATCTCCCTGGATGGTTCTGTCTGGTAAATTCGTTGCCAGAAGCCACGTaagtggaagcctactcatggAGTAGATGAATGTATTACCCATGCCTACCTAGGTGGATGTCTATAGGGTACAAGTTACTCATGCCTATCTAGGTGGATGTCTAACAGGTACAATTACAGGTTGACAAATATCCAACATAAGCAAGTGGACGATCATCCTACTTGACATGCATACCATGACATCTCTATATTCATGCTCATATGTTTGTACTATTTTATATTGTGTTATGCATGAACCATGTTGGGTTCACTCACTCACCTGGCCAGCTAACATTGTGGATTAAACAATCGTATAGAGATGAATGACGCATAACGACTCAATCAGGTGCAGGAATATGAGGTCGGGTTGGTGGATGAAACTCGGGATCAATGGTCATACTTGATGCAAGACGAGCTCGTTGCATTAGACAAATTAAAGGATTTTTGAGATTTATATTAGaaagtttagttttctttcatgTTAACTATTTGATTTGAATCATGTTTATAGTTATAACCTTGTTAGACAATGATTGATTATTTAGTGgaataaagtcccaaatgggtagacttaagatttttatttatttatttatttatttattttttttattattattatttttttttggggggggggggatttaTCTTACGAATGTGAATGTTTTGAATGAAGTATTGTTAGATGGAGTAGGATGGTTAAATGTGTGAATGTTGATGTGATGACAATCTATGATACATATAATTGTGCCTCTTAACAATCGTATGATGGATGAATTTATGTACTCTTAGTGTTCGAGTCATGGAACGTAACTCGAATATGAGAGTGCACACTTTGTATCTGAAGTGTGGGGCGTAACATTCCACCTGCTAAACTCCATGGTCTACCTCCAATAAACACTCCACCGAAGCGGGCATGGACCACGACAACTTGaaggaagaaaaaataaaatcccaaatccctttttttctttttttccttttggtttagcttgttagtacacaccccattgTTAGcacaccccacttgggaatcgataccaagacctcaatgttgaaacaaggtTATcatcactcggtctaccacttgcGTAATGGATTGGTGTGTGAATCCCAAATCCCTTGAGTAAAGGGATAGTGGATGAAAAGATGATCAATTGTTTCTGCATTACCCATACACAAGACGCAAATGTTCGGGATCACCATTCTTTTATGAAGGTTATCAATGGTCAAGACCCTCTTTCTCCCCAAAAGTCACACAAAAGCTGCCAATTTTGGAGGAGCCTTATATTGTCATAGCACAGTCATTAAGTTTGCCAAAGTACAATTGATAGTGCAAGAAGAAAGAAGCAACCGAGAATCAACCTGAGCATTCCTTACACCATACCAAACTATTGAGCTCCCAACAAGGATCTCCATCTCCCCCTCGTTCACCCCAATCCCCCAACATTTCACACCTAGCAATATTTACCTTTAAGCCTGAAACTGCTTCATAACAAGTAGTCGAGTACCATACGAAGCCTATCCACTATTTTCGGGTCCGCATCACAAAATACAAGAGTGTTGTCTGCAAATTGAAGATGAGAGATGGGGAACTGTTCCTATCTACCTTGACGCTGCTAAGAAGACCCAACTATTGCCCTTACGTCAACATTTTGCCCAAAGCTTCTAATACAACAAAAAGCAAAACCGAGGATAATGGATCTCCCTGCCTCACACCTCTCAAGCTTTAAAAAAAGCCCTTCGCCGACCATTGACAAGAATCGAAAATATTGTAGATTGAATATATTCCCTCATCCACCTTTTCCATTTCTCACCACACCCAATCCTGCCCAACATGTAATCCAAAAAGGACTAATCGACGTGGGTCGTAGGCCGTTTTAATATCCATCTTACACATCAAACCTTAGGAGCCCTCCCCAGATCTTGAATCTATGCACTCGTAAGCCATAAGAGCACAATAAAAAATCTTTCTTCCCAGCACAAATGCGCATTGATTATCCGAAATAACACTGCCCAACACCGATCTGAATCTGGAGGCGAGGACCTTTGTAAGGATTTTATAGAGGGTCCCCAATTAAGCTAATGGGTCTAAATTCCTTAGTGTTTTCTTCCCCTGAGACCTTTGGAATGATTGCAATAAAGGACACACTAATATTTGTCGACAAACGGCCCTTCCCTCTCCAAACTCAAAAAGGAAGCCCATCAAGAGACTCTAACTATGTCCCAAAATGCCTGGAAGAATGCTATAGGAAAGTCATCCTTACCTAGAAAATCAACTGCATACTTCACCTCCTCATCTAAAAATGGACACTCCAAGTTATCCGCCTACTCTAGTGACATCATGTAGAAGTCAAGATATCTATCCTCAAACTATCTTAATCTTCCTTGGATAGGATTCTTTGTAAAAAATCACCATAACCTCACATAATTCCTCCTTCCCAACTCTCCTACCATCCACTACCAAACTAGAGACTTTGCTGCTACTAGCCCTAACACTAGCAATGCTATGGAAAAACTTTGTATTCTTATCCCTCTCCTCCAACCAAACCACTCTAGATTGTGGACGCCATTGAATTTCTTCCTCTTTTAACCGGTTACGATATTCTGGCGTTAGCTTAGATTGCACCCCTTTTTCTTCCTCTGATAACTTAGAACTTTCTTCTTTATTGTCTGACTCTTGAATACCCGTTAAAATATTTCCCATTTCGATCTCCCATCCACCCAACACCTCTTTCTTCCAGTTATTGCTTAAATCCAACAAATCCCTCCACATCAATCAAACCCCACCAAAGTTTAACTCTAGGAATCCTTCCACCAACCATGCCAATTTGAACCTAAACAGCTGAAGCCCCAATTTTCATCTTCTACTTCAAGAACGATAAGGGGGTGTTCAGAAACTAGCTTCGGCAACTTGTGCTGACCCACCAAAGGAAACCGATCAACCCACCTTTGAGGCACAAAAAATCTATCAATCTTGGTCATAATCTGCCTCTCCTGACCATTGGACCACATGAAGTTCACCAAACCCATGTGAAAGGTTGTTAGTGACTTGAAAATTGCTAAAGTAGCATTGGCCTTGTCTTGGGCAACTTGAGTTGTGGACTTACATTTAAGAACATGAGTGGACACAACATCAGAAGTTGGCACATTGAATAATTGATTGTGGGAGGAAAGCCCCTGAGTCCCATTGTGGGAGCATACACCTCCAAGCATCGCATCTAAATGTCCTTAGGCTTGAGCTTGAGGACTAATCATGGAAACTTTATTATCTCCTTGAGTGGCTTTGATACATGTTGTGATTCTTACAACCCAAAATGACGACGCATGTGGTTGGGTCACTTAAGTGGAAATGTGTTCCCCATGATAGTCCAATTAGAAATCCAGACCATAAGTTCTTGTTGTATAGACAATTTCATCATGGAAGACTATATGGATTGATGACCCAGTTAGTCATGAGCTCATGTAGTCTTTTAAGTCAAAAGGATTTTGGTTAAAAAGAtctttataaaagaaaacaatGTTTTTATGCGTTTTAGTACATGAGTTTTCTTTTTGTAGTCACTTATAAAAAATCCAACAGTGGATCTTCAAGATCATCAAGTGGGATCCACGTTTTGGAGCCCGGGCCTACATGATGATAGGGTGATGATAACATAGAAGGATGTAGGATGGTGTATGCGATAAGGATTCAAGTTCATAAGCATGAAAACTTTCTTTTGTCCAAGTGATTGGTGATGGCCCACATGCACTTAAGAGAAAATGACCATTGGCTCAAACCCATATAGAACTCTATATATATGTGATGACCCCAAGGATCCCACTACAAGGCTTGGACATGCCAGCTCTCTCTTCTCTTGCTTTCTCTCTCCCTTGAGTTGGGGTTAGAGCTTTTTAAGAAAGAGTAACCATAGGGTTCATCTCCTAGAGGTGTAAGGTCCTGAGAAATTGTGGTGATCCATCCCTTGGAGGTTAGAACTTTTGATCAAAGGGTTGTGGCTTGAAGACAAAAGCTTGGAGCTTGTGGCAAATCTTCACCTTCTTTCTAAGGCATGCTTCCAACTTTAACTCGTTTGTTTTGAATCTCATATGctgtgttttcttcttcttcttcttcttcttcttctttttttgttttgttttgttttgttttgttttttgttttttttgcatGCCTTGTTTTAGTGTTTGCATCCAATCCATCATGCGTGTGGATGCATGGTATATGGCTTTAAATCCCAACACTTGTGTCTTTTGGTGTATAAAAAAGGTGAGTCAAGACTCAAAATACATTCAAACATCCCCAGAAGGGGGGGCAAGAATTATGATTTTCCATTGAAATATGCATCAGATATATTACGGGTAGGCTGAAATGCTCTCAATATTAAGTTGGGGCAGATAATGCAAGAAACCGACATTCAACATAATGTAGTTCTAGTTTTCGCAACTTCTGCAAATGCTTGGTGGAACGGTTTGATCAAGGTGGGGCGGATATGCTGTAGGAAGGCTGAAAACCACATGCATCAGATATGTTACAGGTAATCTGAAATGCTCTCAATATTAAGTTGGGAAAGATAATGCAAGAAAACCACATGCAACATAATGTAGTTCTAGTTTTCACAACTTCTCCAAATACTTGGTGGAACGGTTTGATTATCCCTTCCACCATAATATCAGTATGAAGAATCTCAGGTATTATATGCAatatttccattctttgagatttTTTGTGAATTTGAGCATGCATCTAAAGACTAAAACAATGATATTGCATTTTAATTATGCAAAAAGCGGCAAGTTTTAAGAGTTACTAACCATATATAATATAAACCATCCATTTCTTGTTTCTGAATCCGACCCAACAGCTCAATCCGCAGGATTCCACCAATGCATAAAACAGGCTGTGGGAGCTTGAATGTCTGCAAGCAATTCTCctgttcaaataaataaataaataagaaagaaatcattCAAGCAACTATGAACTTGAAGAAGCTAAAATGTTAAGTACAATATAACTTTCACTGACATTTCATCTGGGAACTACACAACATTAATTTGGCAAGAAAAGGCTATTAGCATGTGTCTTTCTGACATTTCAATTCTCAACCATTTAATATTAGGGACAGAAATTTATGTTGCCTGAGGATGACTGTCACTCCATATGACTGCAGCCAATCGGGAGATTCTATAATGACAATGAAGGTCTTATAGGATCCTCGATCTGAGGCTTTCAACAATatgcttgggttttcagttcTAGCAATTGCGGCACAAGGTTGGTAATCCAGACTCCACTATTCCAGACCACCAATGTTTTCCATCCAGGCATGTATGGACCTTGCTATGCTAACATGATTTTCTGACTCAGCGACTCAGACCCACTTGTGTCATGATTTGGATGAGTCAGTCCGAGTCAGCCTCTACTCTCAATACCGACTCATGGTGCCAAACCAGATCAAACTTGACTGAGTTCAAGTCATAAGAAATAATCAATGTCCCATGGTGGAAGATCCCAGCCACCAATCTCCAAAAAtgttcagttgaatgtggactattgcTAAATCAATCTTCTTTCTACTTGTAGACAACAAACCGAAAGACTAGGATTGTTTTATCTAGGAGATTTTTGGGTGATGGTCAAACCACAATGGGACCTTACAgaacaatggtctggattaccaaactgtgggccccacttgtcaaatTGAAAACCTAAGCATACTATGCAAAAGCATGGGCAGAGGATCCTATACTTCCTATTGACAAAGACCACTTTACACAGAACATGCCATTAATCTGTGGTTTTACATAAAGAAAACACAAGCAAACACATATTTGTTGTTTAAACAACAGCTCCAACTTGGCACTGCAAGACCAGTGGAGCCAATCATTGAGCTATATACTAGACAACTGGAAATGTTTGGGCCTGTTTGACAAATATcattgaaaaaagagagagaaaaacttCTTCTTCCAATACTCAGCCTTACCTGTACCATTGGGAATTCTGGTGAAACATATGTCCAAATGTAGTTGTTATCAGGAGATTTCTGATCATCCACAGAGTCATTCGCGATAGGGCTTTTCATGTCCAGTGGTGACTTGGAATGGCCCATCCTAAACCGTACAGCCTTTGCCGAATATATAGGATGGCCATACTGAAAAAAGGCTGAATAACGAAAACAAAAGGAAAGATTTGACAGTTAGTAGGAATAAAAAAAAGGCTTGGGAAAGCATGAAACATGTAATGTTTGGATGGAAATATCAGGAATAACCTTCGAATGGCTGTATCTTGATTTCATTAACAACACATAGCTTAGACTTCAGCTTATATGTCAGTGTCTCAGGCAAATTGGGATCATCTTTTCCTTCACTTGACCAATAAGAAGGCCTCCCCTTCACTTCATTGCTTGGTTCCAGTGTATGAGCGATGCTCTCCTCTGGATAATTATCAGTGCTGGAAGCACTAATTGCCTTCTGAATGCAATCCCTCTTTGTTCTGCGAGAGGCGAGACTTTGAGCTAAACGGGCATATACTCTATGGTCTCTTTCCAGACCCTCCCATTCCACAGAATTGCTAGATCTGATAGGTGCTTTCAGGTTCCTTTCTTCAATAACACTTTTGAAACATAATACTTCTGGAAACATTCGTATGCACAGTTTCTTACAGAAACCATTTTCAATCGCTGCATTACATTTCAACATGTCATTTAGGAATGCGACAAGTAACCATTGCACAAGAATACAACTATCATGCCAATCATGCGAGAAAGTAGCAATAATCCTCAATCAATGGTGACAATCTAGAGTAAGGTTTTGACTAAATAAGGAGACTTTGTTAAC
Coding sequences:
- the LOC131248501 gene encoding F-box protein At4g00755-like isoform X2, which encodes MENCSDFLDYLGPDISIKVLTYIDDPSDLVHMTSVSRFWRQFTIENGFCKKLCIRMFPEVLCFKSVIEERNLKAPIRSSNSVEWEGLERDHRVYARLAQSLASRRTKRDCIQKAISASSTDNYPEESIAHTLEPSNEVKGRPSYWSSEGKDDPNLPETLTYKLKSKLCVVNEIKIQPFEAFFQYGHPIYSAKAVRFRMGHSKSPLDMKSPIANDSVDDQKSPDNNYIWTYVSPEFPMVQENCLQTFKLPQPVLCIGGILRIELLGRIQKQEMDGLYYICLPTAYPPHLDQTVPPSICRSCEN
- the LOC131248501 gene encoding F-box protein At4g00755-like isoform X3: MENCSDFLDYLGPDISIKVLTYIDDPSDLVHMTSVSRFWRQFTIENGFCKKLCIRMFPEVLCFKSVIEERNLKAPIRSSNSVEWEGLERDHRVYARLAQSLASRRTKRDCIQKAISASSTDNYPEESIAHTLEPSNEVKGRPSYWSSEGKDDPNLPETLTYKLKSKLCVVNEIKIQPFEAFFQYGHPIYSAKAVRFRMGHSKSPLDMKSPIANDSVDDQKSPDNNYIWTYVSPEFPMVQENCLQTFKLPQPVLCIGGILRIELLGRIQKQEMDGLYYI
- the LOC131248501 gene encoding F-box protein At4g00755-like isoform X1 is translated as MENCSDFLDYLGPDISIKVLTYIDDPSDLVHMTSVSRFWRQFTIENGFCKKLCIRMFPEVLCFKSVIEERNLKAPIRSSNSVEWEGLERDHRVYARLAQSLASRRTKRDCIQKAISASSTDNYPEESIAHTLEPSNEVKGRPSYWSSEGKDDPNLPETLTYKLKSKLCVVNEIKIQPFEAFFQYGHPIYSAKAVRFRMGHSKSPLDMKSPIANDSVDDQKSPDNNYIWTYVSPEFPMVQENCLQTFKLPQPVLCIGGILRIELLGRIQKQEMDGLYYICVCHVQVIGRPVSGFNVDILDFLGNYTLRLEDKDSGSSGWQSFKARIRQLRTLGVRSFGI